A stretch of Candidatus Acidulodesulfobacterium acidiphilum DNA encodes these proteins:
- a CDS encoding pyridoxal phosphate-dependent aminotransferase family protein, protein MSILSELISKKIEENKKSGFYRKIPDIKIEKLNSEPYSFTSHYNTVTVNLATNDYLGLSLNERVKTAAKQAIDLYGTSAGSSFLICGHYDIHSELEKELCRFKGGYDNCILYPSGYQANTGIIRALAGISPLNTVIIFDELSHASIIDGVIASGAKFKSFKHNDLYSLENVLLRYKDYQIKLVITEGVFSMDGDIPDLPAILDLTEKYGALSIIDDAHATGTIGKKGGGSSDFHNAKPDITIGTLGKALASNGAFVLSSGSIIEYLVNFSRAFIFSTGIPPSSAASALSALKIVEENPDIVLKLQNNAKFAREYLKESGLNTLNSSTQIIPILIGEEEKAVSIEKELLKGGIYLKAVRYPAVVKNKAILRLGINLTVDDALFKNVLEEIVRKVKS, encoded by the coding sequence ATGTCTATATTATCGGAACTAATTTCAAAAAAAATAGAAGAAAATAAAAAATCGGGGTTTTATCGAAAAATTCCCGATATAAAAATAGAAAAATTAAATAGCGAACCATATTCCTTCACTTCACATTATAACACCGTAACCGTCAATCTTGCAACAAACGATTATCTTGGACTCTCTTTAAACGAAAGAGTAAAAACGGCGGCAAAACAAGCAATCGATTTATACGGAACTTCGGCCGGATCTTCTTTTTTAATATGCGGTCATTATGATATCCACTCCGAACTTGAAAAAGAATTATGCAGATTTAAAGGCGGTTATGATAATTGTATATTATACCCTTCGGGATATCAGGCTAATACGGGAATTATAAGAGCTCTTGCCGGTATATCTCCGCTAAACACGGTTATAATTTTTGACGAACTTTCCCATGCTTCTATTATCGACGGAGTTATCGCCTCCGGTGCTAAATTTAAAAGCTTTAAGCATAACGATTTATATTCTTTAGAGAATGTACTTTTAAGATATAAAGATTATCAAATAAAATTGGTTATAACGGAAGGGGTATTCAGCATGGACGGCGATATACCGGATTTGCCGGCTATTTTAGATTTAACCGAAAAATACGGCGCATTAAGTATAATCGACGATGCTCACGCTACAGGAACAATAGGAAAAAAAGGCGGAGGCAGTTCCGATTTTCATAATGCAAAACCGGATATAACTATAGGAACTCTCGGCAAAGCGCTTGCTTCAAACGGGGCGTTCGTTCTTTCGAGCGGCTCTATTATCGAATATCTCGTTAATTTCAGCAGGGCCTTTATATTTTCTACAGGAATCCCGCCTTCTTCTGCCGCATCCGCTCTATCGGCTTTAAAAATTGTAGAAGAAAACCCTGATATAGTTTTAAAATTGCAAAATAACGCTAAATTTGCAAGGGAATATTTAAAAGAATCTGGATTAAATACTTTAAATTCCTCTACCCAAATTATTCCTATATTAATCGGCGAAGAAGAAAAAGCCGTTTCAATAGAAAAAGAACTTTTAAAAGGCGGCATATACTTAAAGGCAGTAAGATATCCGGCAGTCGTCAAAAACAAAGCAATATTGCGGCTAGGAATAAACCTGACCGTAGACGATGCTTTATTTAAAAATGTATTAGAAGAAATAGTCCGTAAAGTTAAATCCTAA
- a CDS encoding glutamine amidotransferase, whose translation MKKLELTAVDFYPEIMNIYGDRGNIIYFKYRCSVYGIEIKIIDVTIGRNYEKECESADIFFMGGGQDAEQALIYEDFFSGKKNILIESLNKNKIMLAICGGYQLLCNHYKSADGKIMKGISIFKGYTESGTPRLTGNIAVKSGGTVLIGFENHGGRTYLDGSQNCIGTVLKGHGNNGKDKTEGARTGNFFGTYMHGSFLPKNFVFCDYLIDLALQNKYGFNLLEALEINGVKAGEIDNNFELNARKDVRDLKGFI comes from the coding sequence ATGAAAAAATTAGAATTAACGGCTGTAGATTTTTATCCAGAAATTATGAATATATACGGAGACAGGGGAAACATTATTTATTTTAAATATAGATGCTCCGTTTACGGCATAGAAATCAAAATAATAGATGTTACCATAGGCAGAAACTATGAAAAAGAATGCGAATCGGCGGATATTTTTTTTATGGGCGGGGGACAGGATGCCGAACAGGCTCTAATTTACGAAGATTTTTTTTCCGGTAAAAAAAATATTTTAATAGAATCTTTGAATAAAAATAAAATTATGCTTGCTATATGCGGCGGTTATCAGCTTTTGTGCAACCATTACAAATCTGCAGACGGTAAAATAATGAAAGGCATATCGATATTTAAGGGCTATACCGAATCCGGAACGCCGAGGCTGACCGGAAATATAGCCGTTAAATCGGGCGGTACGGTTTTAATAGGTTTTGAAAATCACGGCGGAAGGACATATTTAGACGGCAGTCAAAATTGCATAGGAACCGTATTGAAAGGACACGGAAACAACGGTAAAGATAAAACCGAGGGTGCGAGAACCGGTAATTTTTTCGGAACATATATGCATGGCAGTTTTCTGCCCAAAAATTTTGTTTTTTGCGATTATCTTATTGACTTAGCTTTGCAAAATAAATACGGTTTTAATTTATTGGAAGCATTGGAAATAAACGGCGTGAAAGCAGGCGAAATAGACAATAATTTTGAATTAAATGCCAGAAAAGACGTCCGCGATTTAAAAGGATTTATTTAG
- the queF gene encoding NADPH-dependent 7-cyano-7-deazaguanine reductase QueF, with protein sequence MEDKYLNKRFDILDEKNIDVEILETLDFRYKGSGTAVTISTKEFTSVCPWTGLPDTAEIFITYIPSKKLVEMKSLKYYLLSFRNVGILQEHAVNRIINDLSGLLKPEFMEVTAKFESRGGLDTLVKVKYEKRKIEKS encoded by the coding sequence ATGGAAGATAAATATTTAAATAAAAGATTCGATATTTTAGACGAAAAGAACATAGACGTAGAAATATTAGAAACATTAGATTTTCGGTATAAAGGAAGCGGAACGGCCGTAACTATATCTACTAAGGAATTTACGTCCGTCTGTCCTTGGACGGGACTTCCGGATACTGCGGAAATTTTTATAACGTATATACCGTCAAAAAAATTAGTCGAAATGAAATCGCTGAAATATTACCTGCTTTCTTTCAGGAACGTAGGGATCCTGCAGGAACACGCCGTAAACAGAATCATAAACGATTTGAGCGGCCTGTTGAAACCGGAATTTATGGAAGTTACTGCAAAATTTGAATCAAGGGGCGGATTAGACACTTTGGTTAAAGTAAAATACGAAAAACGGAAAATAGAGAAGAGCTAA
- a CDS encoding glutamate racemase: MKFNNSPIGIFDSGLGGLTVFKEIRKILPFEDLIYFGDTARVPYGNKSKETIIKYSSEILGFLTDKKIKIAIVACNTSSSLALDYLRKISPVPVFGVIEPGAQKAVEVSLKISGRKIIAVIGTSATVKSGAYSKTIKEKAGLLYGIKKVEMANVSNIDFNENLKVIEKSCPLFVPLVEEGFLSEEITKNIIKYYLASVVKEEPACLVLGCTHYPILKDFIEKEIGENTEIIDSGVETARSVKNYLEEFGMLKSGTEFGSETFFVSDDSERFKELGGKFLGRSIDNVYVVNFS; this comes from the coding sequence ATGAAATTTAATAATTCTCCTATAGGAATATTTGATTCAGGTCTCGGCGGACTTACCGTTTTTAAAGAAATAAGAAAAATTTTGCCTTTTGAAGACTTAATTTATTTCGGAGACACGGCCAGAGTCCCTTACGGAAACAAATCTAAAGAAACTATAATCAAATATTCCTCCGAAATATTAGGTTTTTTAACCGATAAAAAGATAAAGATAGCTATAGTAGCCTGCAATACTTCCTCGAGCTTGGCGCTCGATTATTTGCGCAAAATATCGCCTGTTCCGGTATTCGGAGTTATAGAGCCGGGCGCGCAAAAAGCGGTTGAGGTATCCCTGAAAATTTCCGGACGGAAGATTATAGCCGTAATAGGCACTTCCGCAACCGTTAAGAGCGGAGCATATTCTAAGACGATAAAAGAAAAAGCCGGATTATTATACGGCATTAAAAAAGTCGAAATGGCAAATGTTTCAAACATAGATTTTAACGAAAACTTAAAAGTTATAGAAAAATCCTGCCCGCTTTTCGTGCCTTTAGTGGAAGAAGGCTTTTTAAGCGAAGAAATAACGAAAAATATAATAAAATATTATTTAGCTTCCGTCGTAAAGGAAGAACCTGCATGCCTCGTTCTCGGCTGTACCCATTATCCTATTCTTAAAGATTTTATAGAAAAAGAAATAGGAGAAAATACAGAAATTATAGACTCCGGAGTCGAAACGGCGAGGTCCGTTAAAAATTATTTGGAAGAATTTGGAATGCTTAAATCCGGAACTGAATTCGGAAGCGAAACCTTTTTTGTAAGCGACGATTCAGAAAGATTTAAGGAACTTGGCGGTAAATTTCTCGGCAGGTCCATTGATAACGTTTACGTCGTTAATTTTTCGTAG
- a CDS encoding 5-methyltetrahydrofolate--homocysteine methyltransferase yields the protein MIKNLREELKKRLILSDGAMGTVLQLKNLLPKGLLPESFNITGKIKYIKEVHKSYYNAGSEIIVANTFGANRPKLAEYGLSDKIYEVNFNAVKAVKDIAGGDALTAMSLGPTGKFIYPVGDINFKESVEIYKEQVKAGLDAGADIFQLETMIDLQEIRSAIIAVKELSDKPVIAMMTFDATYRTILGTTPEVFAITADSLGADVIGANCSVGPSGIYEILKKMASVTDMPLISKPNAGIPKLKDGITIFPGKPEDFTSLVSELALIGVRIISACCGSNENFIKALRKEIDIVNNSGLPAKGIKREDGLLITSRTEFVPIGYKHPPVIIGERINPTGKKDFIEELKNGKTNYIRKTAVKQVEAGAAVLDLNVGVPGTDEKVSMKNGIIAVAAVSHVPVSIDSSNPDVLEEALMLYPGKPLVNSISGEEKKLSKIMPLIKKYGAGVLILALNDEGIPETAEKRIDIAYGIYKRLIDYGIKPYDIIVDFLTLPISAGQEKSLVTIDALSKNKNGLNLPTVLGVSNVSFGLPKRSYINSSFLSLCLKEGLSAAIINPEDEYLTANFYAMNALLGKDYLFKNYINKFSDSAKNYSSNKNAGKESGSETDKTEGELLREAVIRGEKEHITQYVEKLLSDGESPLDIGNKYLIPALEEVGRLFEKNIYFLPQVMESADAMKTAFSRIKQEMPKNSEISSGPKILMATVEGDVHDIGKNIVTMLLENNGYDVIDLGRNVKTEKIIEEAMKNKVDFVGLSALMTTTVTEMEHVIKELKKHGVKVFSMVGGAVVTEDYAKSINADIYAKNAMEAVEKIKSFFAKL from the coding sequence ATGATAAAAAATTTAAGGGAAGAATTAAAAAAAAGGCTGATACTTTCGGACGGAGCTATGGGGACGGTCCTTCAGCTCAAAAACCTCCTGCCTAAAGGACTTCTTCCCGAAAGTTTCAATATTACCGGAAAAATTAAATATATAAAAGAAGTTCATAAAAGTTATTATAATGCCGGCAGCGAAATAATAGTGGCTAATACTTTCGGCGCCAACAGGCCAAAATTGGCCGAATACGGTTTGTCTGATAAAATTTACGAGGTAAATTTTAATGCCGTTAAAGCGGTTAAAGATATTGCTGGCGGCGATGCGCTTACGGCTATGTCTTTAGGTCCTACGGGAAAATTTATTTATCCGGTAGGCGATATTAATTTTAAAGAAAGCGTCGAAATTTACAAAGAGCAAGTAAAAGCCGGTTTAGACGCCGGAGCCGATATTTTTCAGCTTGAAACTATGATAGATTTGCAGGAAATAAGAAGCGCAATTATAGCCGTAAAAGAATTGTCCGATAAACCGGTTATAGCGATGATGACGTTTGACGCTACATACAGGACTATATTAGGAACTACTCCGGAAGTTTTTGCGATAACGGCAGACAGCCTCGGGGCGGACGTTATAGGAGCCAACTGTTCCGTCGGGCCGTCCGGAATTTACGAGATTTTAAAAAAGATGGCTTCGGTTACGGACATGCCGCTAATTTCTAAACCAAATGCAGGCATTCCTAAATTAAAAGACGGTATTACTATTTTTCCCGGGAAGCCAGAAGATTTCACGTCATTAGTTTCGGAACTTGCCCTTATAGGCGTCAGAATTATTTCGGCCTGTTGCGGCAGTAACGAAAATTTCATAAAAGCTTTACGAAAAGAGATAGACATCGTTAATAACTCCGGACTACCTGCGAAAGGCATAAAAAGAGAGGACGGATTATTAATAACGTCGAGAACGGAATTCGTCCCTATCGGTTATAAACATCCTCCTGTTATTATAGGAGAAAGAATTAATCCTACCGGCAAAAAAGACTTCATAGAAGAGCTTAAAAACGGAAAAACTAATTATATAAGAAAAACTGCGGTTAAACAGGTTGAAGCCGGAGCCGCCGTCCTCGATTTAAATGTCGGAGTTCCCGGAACCGACGAAAAAGTATCGATGAAAAACGGCATTATTGCAGTTGCTGCCGTATCGCATGTTCCAGTATCCATAGACTCCTCTAATCCCGATGTATTAGAGGAAGCTCTTATGCTGTATCCGGGTAAGCCGCTTGTTAATTCTATAAGCGGAGAAGAAAAGAAACTCTCTAAAATTATGCCGTTAATAAAAAAATACGGCGCCGGAGTTTTAATTTTAGCTTTAAACGACGAAGGCATTCCGGAAACTGCGGAAAAAAGAATAGATATAGCTTATGGAATATATAAAAGACTTATAGATTACGGTATAAAACCATACGATATAATCGTAGATTTTTTAACCCTGCCTATAAGCGCAGGGCAGGAAAAGTCTTTGGTAACGATAGATGCTCTGTCTAAAAATAAAAACGGCCTTAATCTCCCTACCGTTTTAGGCGTCAGCAACGTTTCTTTCGGTCTTCCCAAAAGATCTTATATAAATTCTTCGTTCCTTTCTTTATGCCTGAAAGAAGGACTTAGCGCCGCTATAATAAATCCGGAGGACGAGTATTTAACGGCTAATTTTTATGCTATGAATGCGCTTCTCGGCAAAGATTATTTATTTAAGAACTATATAAACAAATTTTCCGATTCCGCGAAAAACTATTCTTCAAATAAGAATGCCGGAAAAGAATCGGGAAGCGAAACAGATAAAACCGAAGGAGAACTTTTGCGCGAAGCTGTAATCCGGGGAGAAAAAGAACATATAACACAATATGTAGAAAAATTATTGTCTGACGGAGAATCGCCGTTAGACATAGGCAATAAATATTTAATTCCGGCGCTTGAAGAAGTCGGCAGGCTGTTTGAAAAAAATATCTATTTTCTTCCGCAAGTAATGGAAAGCGCCGATGCCATGAAAACGGCTTTTAGCCGCATTAAGCAGGAAATGCCCAAAAATTCGGAAATTTCTTCGGGTCCGAAAATATTAATGGCTACCGTAGAAGGCGACGTACACGATATAGGAAAAAATATAGTAACGATGCTTCTCGAGAATAACGGCTATGATGTCATAGACTTGGGAAGAAACGTAAAAACCGAAAAAATAATAGAAGAAGCTATGAAGAATAAAGTCGATTTTGTAGGACTGTCGGCTTTAATGACTACGACCGTAACAGAGATGGAGCATGTTATAAAAGAACTAAAGAAACATGGCGTAAAAGTTTTTTCTATGGTCGGGGGGGCCGTAGTAACCGAAGATTATGCTAAATCGATTAATGCCGATATCTATGCGAAGAATGCCATGGAAGCGGTAGAGAAGATTAAGAGCTTTTTTGCAAAATTATAA
- a CDS encoding Mur ligase family protein, whose product MLLNKKQKAEIFLYIFLKFILNKILKREGDVLPAHILRKIDKNVFKNFAKHITSLGIPVILVTGTNGKTTTSNIIAETVKFSGKEVCFNSNGANMTNGILGAIIGSYKLSKSSGLGIKDIALLDFKFSADIIVMECDEKVFPDVCSILNPKIITATNFYRDQLDRYGEVNSTVFGIKKAVKKISEELKNNNSGRISLVLPSFEPLAAFLGYDINADKKYFGFDESFFNSNYSNDINSAENFTGIELSDAVTCPNCKNMMFSSKGHTKNRFLYDFKCEKCGFAGHEPDIKATENISGSLTLELKEEKPSFFSFKPALSGDYNAANYLAAYSILKYHLNIGDDIIKTSFENFKTKFGRSYKKKSGDFEINIDLVKNPAGFSGVLKKLTESGSKVNILFAFSDRAADGRDVSWIWDVDFEKYKDYIENAVISGLRPYDMALRLKTAGMNPKKITVEYNLKKAVETIMNKAEAAGLNEKKIYILPTYTELLRLKKYINGIK is encoded by the coding sequence ATGCTTCTCAATAAAAAACAAAAAGCGGAAATTTTTTTATATATTTTTTTAAAATTCATCTTAAATAAAATATTAAAAAGAGAAGGCGACGTTCTTCCGGCTCATATTTTACGAAAAATAGATAAAAATGTTTTTAAAAATTTTGCGAAACATATAACCTCTCTCGGCATTCCCGTTATACTGGTAACCGGCACAAACGGAAAAACGACTACTTCCAACATTATTGCCGAAACCGTTAAATTTTCAGGAAAAGAAGTATGTTTTAATTCTAACGGCGCTAATATGACGAACGGAATTTTGGGGGCTATTATCGGTTCTTACAAATTATCGAAATCATCGGGTTTAGGTATTAAAGACATTGCATTGCTTGATTTTAAATTTAGCGCAGACATTATAGTCATGGAATGCGACGAAAAAGTTTTTCCCGACGTATGTTCGATTTTAAATCCTAAAATAATAACGGCTACTAATTTTTACAGGGATCAGTTAGACAGGTACGGAGAAGTAAACTCTACGGTATTTGGAATAAAAAAAGCCGTAAAAAAAATATCGGAAGAGCTTAAAAATAATAACTCAGGAAGAATTTCGTTAGTTCTGCCTTCTTTTGAGCCGTTAGCGGCTTTTTTGGGATATGATATAAACGCGGATAAAAAATATTTCGGTTTCGACGAATCATTTTTTAATTCAAATTATTCAAACGATATCAATTCCGCAGAAAATTTTACAGGAATTGAATTATCCGATGCGGTAACCTGCCCTAACTGTAAAAATATGATGTTCTCTTCAAAAGGCCATACGAAAAATCGTTTTTTATATGATTTTAAATGCGAAAAATGCGGTTTTGCGGGGCATGAACCCGACATAAAAGCAACGGAAAACATTTCGGGCAGTTTGACATTAGAATTAAAGGAAGAAAAACCTTCATTTTTTTCTTTTAAACCCGCTTTATCCGGAGATTATAACGCGGCGAACTATCTTGCGGCATATTCGATTTTAAAATATCATCTTAATATCGGCGACGATATTATAAAAACTTCGTTTGAAAATTTTAAAACTAAATTTGGCAGGTCGTATAAAAAAAAGTCAGGAGATTTTGAAATAAATATAGACTTAGTTAAAAATCCGGCAGGATTTTCGGGAGTTCTTAAAAAATTGACCGAAAGCGGTTCTAAGGTTAATATTTTATTCGCTTTTTCAGACAGGGCGGCTGACGGAAGGGACGTTTCATGGATATGGGACGTAGATTTTGAAAAATATAAGGATTACATAGAAAACGCCGTTATTTCGGGTTTAAGGCCTTACGACATGGCGTTAAGACTAAAAACGGCCGGTATGAACCCTAAAAAAATAACCGTAGAATATAATTTAAAAAAAGCGGTAGAGACTATTATGAATAAAGCGGAGGCGGCGGGTTTGAACGAAAAAAAAATATATATATTGCCTACCTATACCGAATTATTAAGGTTGAAAAAATATATAAACGGTATAAAATAA
- the recO gene encoding DNA repair protein RecO → MKLHSTKGFVIYAKKMNEADLLLSYITEDYGKITCFANNARKSKKRFLGKLEPAMLTIIKFYEKPGMTLDILYEVDLVEDYKNLRKNIDVYLFLTKLIEISRVLCQERDINKNIFNLIRNIYTGLNKLETLNSQDSKHTPLNSILLKYEIFFIANLLKFTGIYPNFTDCIICGKNNVYNEFGFSLKKGGVICSSCVNDKNNGFKYLEIKNMPVNFINLSNLMTESDISIINKLNVKEDILIDCSAFLRDFLTFHTGKRLKSFETI, encoded by the coding sequence ATGAAACTTCATTCCACTAAGGGATTTGTTATTTACGCAAAAAAAATGAATGAAGCGGATCTGCTCTTAAGTTATATAACCGAGGATTACGGGAAAATTACGTGTTTTGCAAATAACGCAAGGAAAAGTAAAAAAAGGTTTCTGGGAAAATTAGAGCCCGCTATGCTTACCATCATTAAATTTTATGAAAAACCGGGCATGACGCTTGATATATTATATGAAGTAGATCTTGTAGAGGATTATAAAAATCTCAGAAAAAATATCGACGTATATCTTTTTTTAACTAAACTTATCGAGATTTCAAGAGTCTTGTGCCAGGAAAGAGACATAAACAAAAATATATTTAATCTTATAAGAAATATTTATACGGGACTTAATAAATTAGAAACTTTAAATTCGCAGGACAGCAAACATACACCGTTAAACTCTATTCTTCTTAAATATGAGATTTTTTTTATTGCCAATCTTCTTAAATTTACCGGAATTTATCCTAATTTCACCGACTGTATAATCTGCGGCAAAAATAATGTTTATAACGAATTTGGATTCAGCCTTAAAAAAGGGGGCGTTATATGCAGTTCGTGCGTTAACGATAAAAACAATGGCTTTAAATATTTAGAAATAAAAAATATGCCGGTTAACTTTATAAATCTGTCTAATTTGATGACAGAATCCGATATTTCCATAATAAATAAGCTTAACGTCAAAGAAGATATACTTATAGATTGTTCGGCGTTTTTACGTGATTTTTTAACGTTTCATACCGGAAAAAGACTTAAGTCTTTTGAAACTATTTAA